CGTTGGGCAAGACGAAGTGAGTGTCACCCATCAGCATGTCATTGATGTTTTGATAATTCGCAAGCGGGCTCATCCATTGTGCATAGTGGCTATCCTGCTGCTGAGGCGAGCGCATCATACGCTGAGCATACTCCTGATCTGCCAGAGTGGCCAAAAACCAATAACGTTCCTGAGGGCCAAGTTTTTTCGCCCGATCAAACCGAAGTACCTGACGCATGATGTTGGACCATTTGCCTGACCGTGACTGAGGCATGAGTTCTGCCAAGGGGCGAGCGGCAGACACCAATCTACCAAACAGTCCATCCTCCTCCATCTTGTACCAAGCAGCGTGCTTGTTGTAACCCGAAAAAATCTCATCTGCTCCGTCTCCAGACAAGGCCACTGTCACATGTTCGCGTGTTTTCTTGCTCAATATATACACCGGTAGAGCCGACGAATCTGCAAAGGGTTCGTCAATGTGATCCACAAAATCTCCCATATAGGAGAGCATCTCCTCATTGCTCAATTTGAATGTCGTATGATGGCTCCCGCACTTCTGCGCGACCAGCTCGGCGTACTTTGTCTCGTCAAAAAAAGGGTTGTCTTGAAACCCAATTGAAAAAGTCGATAAATGCTCCGTATGCCTAGCGGCCAAACTGGCTATCACACTGCTGTCAATCCCTCCACTGAGAAAAGTCCCCAGCGGCACATCCGCTATCATGCGTTTTTTTACCGATGCCTCCAATCGCTCAGCCAATTCCTTTTTAGCCTCCTCATAACTCAAATCCTGACGCACTTTAGAACGAACCAGCTCATAATAAGTACTGATCTCAGCTACTCCGTTTCGGATTTCAATATACTCACCTGGCATGAGTTTTTTGACCCCTGAGATCATTGTCAGCGGTGCAGGTGTATAGTTGAGCTGCAAATAATAATGCAACGCCTGCTGATCAATCGATGACTCAATGTCAAACGCCAATAGAGATTGCATCTCAGAAGCGAACAGCAATTTGGAGTCATCCTGCCAATACAACAACGGTTTGATCCCCATGCGATCCCGTGCGATAAAAAGAGACCTCTCAAGCGTGTCATAGATGGCCAAAGCAAAAAAACCGTTGAGGCGATCGAGACAAGACTTCCCTTCGTGCGCATAGAGATGCATGATCACCTCGGTATCGGTATCGGAGTGAAACTGGACTCCTTTGGCGATGAGTTCTTGACGCAGCTCTCGAAAATTAAAAATCTCTCCGTTGAACACCATCACATAGCGACCCTCCATGATCTGCATAGGCTGATGTCCATGCTCACTTGTATCCAAGATGGATAAGCGACGATGACCTAATCCTACCGAATGATCGCTCCATGTAGCGTGATGATCTGGTCCGCGGTGTGCGATCCGCTCCGTGGCCTCCTGCAGACGGGACATCCCCTGTCTACCTTCTTCATCAAATGCCCATATACCTGTAACACCACACATGTCAATTCAAAATGATTCGATGCAATAATAATGAATGATCCGCGAGGACAAACCATGATTCAAACGAGCTTTTGTCAATTCCTTCAGTAGGAAAGTCTTTAATATGGAAGAAATTGAAAAATAAAGATATATTTGCGACCTGCTTGGGAGCATGCTTTCTAGATTTGGTTTCAAATCACGGAGTATACCCACCCCAACGAGGGGAATTAGCTCAGTTGGCTAGAGCGCTACGCTGGCAGCGTAGAGGTCATCGGTTCGAATCCGATATTCTCCACCAAAGGAAGTCTATATGGCTTCCTTTTTTTATATTCGGTCATGGACGCTCTTCTCTCCGACATCAAGAATTGTACACTGTGTGAACCACACTTGCCTACAGGAGTACGTCCCGTGCTGAGTGCTCATTCTCAAAGTAAAATTGTCATCATCGGACAAGCGCCAGGCAGAGCCGTACATCAATCAGGTATACCATGGGACGACCAAAGCGGAGATAACCTTAGGCAATGGTTGGGGATAGACAAAACTATTTTCTACGATCCAGAGCAGATTGCATTGATACCCATGGGGTTCTGCTACCCCGGCACTGGCGAGTCTGGCGATCTCCCGCCTAGAAAAGAATGTGCTCCACTATGGCACGACGTGATATGGAAAGAAATGACAAACGTGAAAACAACCCTACTCATCGGTCAATATGCCCAGCGATACTATCTCGGTCAAGAGGTTAAAAAATCCCTGACCGAAACGGTCAAGAACTATCAAGAGTATATGCCGAAGTATTTTGTCTTGCCACACCCTTCGCCGCGCAACAATATCTGGAGAGCGAAGAATCCATGGTTTGACCAACAAGTCTTGCCCGTTCTCAGGGAAAAAATTCATCAAATCATGTAAGCAACGGAACCAAAATACTACGGTAAACCTTTATTCTCAAAAAGCGACATGTCCCATTTACTAGAGGCCAACAAAGCCAACGCCATCGCATTCTACCAAATGGCCTATGAAGGCAACCCACGCAAAGCCACCGAACAATACGTGGGAGAACAATACAAGCAACACAACCCAGCTGTAGGAGACGGCAAAGAGGCCTTCATCTCCTACTTCGAAAAAATGCACGCCGAATACCCAGACAAGTCCATCGAATTCGTCCGCACCATAGCCGAAGGAGATTTGGTCGCGCTACATACACACCAGGTCTGGCCTGATGACGACCAATATGTCACCATGGACTTTTTTCGCTTTGACGAGCATGGCAAAATCGTCGAGCACTGGGATGCAATCCAACAAATCCCTAGAGTCTCTGCAAATGGGAATACGATGTACTAGTCAATTCGAAAATGAATGTTTTTTCCGACTTTATAATCTGAATCACGTAGCTTCCACAGACTCTTTATGAAGTGTCTGTTTGTTGTCATCAAATGATTTCGACCTGTGCACTATAGACTCAGCAAATCAAACAAGCATAAAAAAAGAAACCATCAGTATCCATGGAGGGTATGCAAACGAACCCACTACAAAATCTGTAGCTGTACCGATTTACCAAACTGTAGCATACGAATTTGACAATACCCAGCACGGGCAGTGCAGCAGCCAACTACGCCATTCTAAATATCGACGATATACTCGCTGATTTAGATCAGGCCTTTGCGACAATCAAATAATCCCCCTAATAACTGTCCTCCTCTGTATCGAAAACGCATTTCGCCACAGAGGTTTTTCCTTTTTAAAAAGTTCTAGCTTCCCCCAATGGTTTTGAAAGGTTGCGCAACAAATAGGTAAACGTTGTACAACAACACCTCTGAGCTTGCGCAACCATTGCCCTGAGCTTGCGCAAGCTCAGGGCAATGGTTGCGCAAGCTTTGGTGCGAGGTAAGGGTACTTCATGAAAACAGCCCTTTACTCTCGCGAAATATCCTATTCACCCTTTTTGGATCAGTTGGTATGTCGGGGATAAAAATCAGTATGCGACATTGTGCATTCGAGATTCATTATTCCAATCATTTAAATATTACCTCAAAGACTCATAGTAGGTGATTGTTTTATAAAAAACAATCACGAAGTGATCCCTTTTCTTTCAAGACCTGAGCTGAAAACATTAATAGAGTTTTATGATGCTAATTCTAGCAATAAAAGAACTGATTCAAAGGTATTTAGGTTGGATTTAGATTTTCTGATGCATTATGAGGGTTTAATCACTAGCTTTGCGGCTGGATAGAAAAAAAGCCCCATATGAAGCGCGTCAACGAGTATCGAAAACTGTATAATGTAGCTCCAGACACTGATCTGAAGCAACTCAAAACGACCTATAGAAATCTGGTCAAAGAATGGCACCCAGACAAGTTCCAAGATGAAACTGAGAAGGCTGCTGCTGAGCTCAAAAGTCAGCAAATCATCGATGCGTACCACTTTCTTGTGAGCATCGCACCAGAAACCAAAGAGGCCAATCTCGCCGAATACACGGTCACGACTACCGAATCTGGCATAGCAGACTTCAAGCACAAAGGGCTGCTGCTAGAGGTCTCGTTCATGGATGGCACGACCTACGAATACTTTGGGGTCAACAAAAACATGTATGCCAAGCTAGTCAACGCAGACAAGCCCTACCGCTTTGCCAAACGAAACATCTTCAATTCCTACCTTTACAGAAAGTCTAAGAAAGACCAGATACAGGACTAAGGCGTTCTTCTAGAGATTGAAAACACCACATCCCATGGGCTCACGCCCATGGGATTTTTTGTTGGTAGAAAGGGGCTGTGTATCACAAACCAACACCAAACATGAGGGCACTAACCTTTTCGCTACCCATCCGAAAATTCTCCATACAGCAAAATGGGGCTTTTCTAAACCCATGGAGCAGCACAGTTCACCCATGTATTACTTCAAATACTCGAACTCGCCGTTCACCGTTTTGATGGTGGCTTTGGTGGTTTCGGAGGATTCTACGCGACCGATGATTTGAGCAGGTACGCCGAAGGATTCCGAAATGGCGATGATCTCTGCTGCTAGCTCTTCTGGTACATAGAGTTCCATACGGTGCCCCATGTTGAAGACTTTGTACATTTCTTTCCAGTCCGTACCACTCTCCTCGTGGATCAGCTTAAACAGCGGAGGAATCTCGAAGAGATTGTCTTTGATCACATGTACATCATTGACGAAGTGTAGCACCTTGGTTTGGGCGCCACCGCTACAGTGTACCATACCATGGATTTGTGATCTATAGCTTTCCAGTATCTTTTTGATGATAGGCGCGTAGGTTCTGGTCGGTGACAAGACGAGTTTACCTGCGTCTAGCGGTGAGCCTTCTACTTTGTCTAGCAAATCCTTGCTCCCTGAGTAGATGAGCTCAGCGGGTACAGATGGGTCAAAACACTCTGGATACTTCTCCATGTACTTCTTGGCGAAGACATCATGGCGCGCAGAAGTCAAGCCGTTGCTACCCATACCGCCGTTGTACTCGGTCTCATAGTTGGCCTGTCCATACGAGGCTAGTCCGACGATGACGTCACCTCCTTTGATTTTCTCATTGCTGATCACATCGGCTCTTTTCATGCGGCCGATGACGGTACTGTCTACTACGACGGTGCGTACGAGATCACCCAAATCAGCAGTTTCACCACCCGTAGATTTGATATCCACGCCATTGTCACGGAGCATCTGGAGGACCTCTTCGGTACCTTCGATCAGTGCGGTGAGCACTTCTCCCGGAATCAAATTTTTGTTCCTACCTATCGTGGACGAGAGCAAGATGTTGTCGACTGCACCTACACACAGCAGGTCGTCGGTGTTCATGATGACTGCATCCTGTGCGATCCCTTTCCAGACCGACAGGTCACCCGTTTCTTTCCAATACATATAGGCCAGAGACGACTTGGTCCCTGCACCATCGGCATGCATGATGTTGCAGTAGTCCTCGCTACCACCGAGCATATCAGGGACGATTTTACAAAAGGCATTTGGGAATACGCCTTTGTCTATGTTTTTGATGGCGTTGTGTACGTCTTCTTTAGAGGCCGACACGCCTCTCTGCATATATCTTTCGTCCATGGTATTGTGCAATATTATTGTGCCGCAAAGCTAATAAACTTACTCTTGCGTCGATTGATTCGTTCTTGGAATATTCTCTACTGACATTGAGGGCATTTTATTCGCCTCTCGGCTAAATTTTCCTCCCACTTGAGGCAAAAAAAATTATATTTAGACCAACAAGAAGACTAAATCAAAATGCCATGTTAAGCAAAGTAGAAAATCTCAGTGAATACTTTTTGGCCTACGAAAAAAGTGTTGCCAATACAGACACCTTTTGGGAGAGAGTAGCCAATCAGTTTTACTGGAGAAAAAAATGGGACAAAGTAGTAGAATCAGATTTTGAGAACGGAAAAGTAGAGTGGTTCATCAATGGAAAGCTCAACATCACCGAAAACATCCTCGAACGCCACCTATTCACCATTGGCGACAAGCCTGCAATCATATGGGAGCCCAACGACCCCAAAGAAGACAACATTGTCTTGACCTACAAACAACTCCATGAGAAGGTCTGTGAGTTTGCCAACGTGCTACTCCGCAACAAGGTCCAAAAAGGTGATCGCGTCATCATTTACATGCCGATGATCCCAGAGGCGGCCATAGCCATGCTCGCTTGTGCACGTATCGGTGCTGTACATTCGGTTGTGTTTGCGGGGTTTTCCTCCTCAGCACTTGCCGATCGGATCATCGATTGTAAAGCCAAAATGGTCTTGACCTCCGACGGCAACTTCAGAGGAGCAAAATCCATCGGCGTAAAATCAGTCGTGGACGAAGCACTAGAAAAAACAACAACAGTCGAAAAAGTCATCGTCGTAGAGCGCACCAAGACGCCTGTCGTCATGAAGGCAGACAGAGACCTATGGTGGCATGACGAAGTGGCCAAAGTAGACGCCAACAATAAGGCCGAGGAAATGGACTCAGAGGACATGCTCTTCATCCTGTACACATCTGGCTCGACGGGACAGCCCAAAGGAGTCGTACACACCACAGGAGGCTACATGGTCTACACCCAGTATTCGTTCCAAAACGTGTTTCAATACAATACCGATGATGTGTACTGGTGTACCGCCGATGTGGGGTGGATCACGGGACACTCCTACATTGTCTATGGCCCGCTATTGACAGGGGCGACTACAATCATGTTTGAGGGAGTTCCTACCTACCCTACGCCAGGGAGGTTTTGGGAAATCGTCGACAAATACAAGGTCAATCAATTTTATACTGCTCCGACAGCCATCCGAGCCTTACAAGCCTATGGTCTAGAAGCTGTCACCCCCTACAAACTAGACTCTCTCAAAGTGCTCGGCACGGTAGGAGAACCCATCAACGAAGAAGCATGGCACTGGTACCACGATCATATCGGCAAAGGCAAATGTCCGATTGTCGATACCTGGTGGCAGACCGAGACGGGTGGCATTATGATTTCGCCTCTTGCAGGGTTGACGCCTACCAAACCCGCCTACGCGACACTGCCCCTACCAGGCATACGACCTGTGATCGTAGATGCGGACGGCAAAATCTTGAAAGGAAATGGAGTACAGGGTAATCTGTGCATCAGCCACGCCTGGCCCTCGATGATACGCACCACCTATGGTGATCACGAGCGCTGCATCAATACCTACTTCTCCACCTACAAAGGCATGTATTTCACTGGAGATGGAGCCAAACGAGATGAAGACGGATACTATCGTATCCTTGGGCGAGTCGATGATGTGATCAATGTATCCGGTCACAGAATGGGTACTGCCGAAGTAGAAAATGCCATCAACGAGCACCCAAAAGTCATCGAATCGGCAGTAGTCGGTTTCCCACATGACATCAAAGGACAAGGCATCTATGCTTATGTCATCTGTGACATGGAAGGGCGTACAGAGGCAAACCTCAAAGAAGAGATCCGTGCAACGGTCAGCAAAATCATCGGACCAATCGCCAAACCAGACAAGGTACAGATCGTGTCGGGATTGCCCAAAACCCGATCTGGCAAAATCATGCGTCGAATCCTCCGAAAGGTAGCTGAAAATGATACGTCTAGCTTAGGTGATACCTCTACACTACTCAATCCAGAGGTCGTAGACGAGATCATCAAGGGAGCACAATAATACCTCCCAAACACTTTTAATCCCCCAGAGTCATCCTTTGGGGGGTTATTCCTCCTTCAGATGCTCTTCGATTTCACTCCCCATACTTTTGGTGATCTCATCCATCTCGTAGGAAGATTCCTCGATCTTGTCCATCCAAAATTTCTTTTCTTCTGAACTGGTCTTCTTGACCAAAGCTATCATACCCATGATACGTGTGAGGGGACCCCGCACTCTGTGCGCATTGTCAAATGCAAACTTGGTCAACTTTTCATTTTTCTCGCGAATCTCATGGGTACGAATCTGTACCAATTCTTCAAGCTTTTCATTCATCTCGTTGAGAGCATCATTGTAGGCTTTCAATTCATCGGCTTGATCCATGATTGCTTTGTTGAGTCCTTCCAGTTCCATATTCTTCTCACTGAGCAATGCGGTCCTTTCCTTGACCATGTTTTTGAGTCTACGCTCTCGTCGGTACAAGTTGAGTGTACGCCATCTCACGATCAAATATACGACCAACGCTACCCCAATCACTTCCAGTACAATCACCCACCACTTGAGCCACCACGGAGGCAAGATCACAATGCGAATTGATGCAGGAGTCTCTTGCCATACCCCATCATTATTGGCTGCCTTGACCTTGAATACATACGAACCATAGGGAAGATGAGAATAAGTTGCTTCCGTTTGGTGTCCTACATAATTCCATCGATTATCCATTCCTTCGAGCTGATAAGCATAGGTCGTGTACTCTGGACGCGTATAGTTGAGCGCCACATACCCAATCGTAAACTGCCATTGGTCGCTATCGAAAACCACCTCATCTACTGTACTGAGATGTTGTGCGATCAGACCTGTAGAGTCCCCTGGCAATACCTTCTTATTGAAAAGCTTCAACCCCGAAATATACACCTCAGGGGCGAAGCTATTGAAGGGCATTTGAGCTGGATCGAAATAATTGACCCCCTCAGTCCCACCGACATATATCCTACCTGTACGACTTTTATAGAAGGTGTTTTTCGTGAATTTGCCTTGCTGCAATCCATCTCTGGATGAATAATTCACCACAGAGTCACTCTCTACTAGATACTTGCTCAATCCCCGAATAGTCGCAAACCAAAAGTCTCCCCGATCATCTTGAACAATCGATCGAATGTCAGATGCAGGCAATTTCTCCTCTAACACTCGCTCAAACTCCATGGTCTCACTGTCCACTCTTATGAGCCCTGAGGAAGTCGCACAATATATACGACGATCCTTTCCTTCAATAATTTGAGCAACCCAATCATTGGCAATATCAAATGACTCATCATCATTGAACTGAAGCGGCTCGAAATACCCACGGTTCTTGTTTTCATACCGTAGCAAATACAGGCCACTCGCTTCCCCACCTACCCAAATATCCCCTCGACTGTCTTCGTATAACGCAAAAGTCAAATCACTTTTCAAACTATTTGGGTTTTGCCGATCATACCGATAGCTCTGGACCTCTCCTGATGACATATCGATACGCTGTACACCACAAGCAAAACCAGTTGCCCAAATCATTCCGTCTTTGTCCTGAATCAATTCAAAAACACTGTTGAGAGCTGTCTTCTCAGGCAAAAACCGCTTCACTTCGAACGTCTCGGTATCTATGATGTTGATTCCTCCATTCCAGGTACCTACCATAAGTTGACTCTCTCCAATATCCAACATCGTCAATACAGCATCTGAAGAAAGGGACGTTTCTATATGATCATCCCATCGAATCAACTCCACGGATTCATTATTTGGGTCGTAAACATTGATCCCTCCTCCATCCGTCGCTATCCATATTCTCCCCCTTTCATCTTCATGAAAATCACGAATGATGTTATTGCTCAAGCTGAGGCTCTTTGCGTGTGTCTTTCTGATGTGATAAAATTTATTAAGGTACGGGTCCACCACATCTACCCCCTCTAGAGCAGTCCCTACCCAAAGTCGATTTTGGCGATCTTGGTAGACACATCGTATAGACATATTGGTAATCGAATTGGGAGAGTTGTCGGGCACGTAGTTGTAAAAGCCCTCTACCAAAGAGTCGTATCGATGCAATCCACCATTATCATTGCATACCCAAACATGACCCTCTCTATCCAAATAGATTGAGGTTATAAAATTGTTTCGCAACGAATACTTCTGTCCAGCCATATGTACCATTTGTCGACCGACGGCAGGGGAACCTTGACTTAGGTCAACCTCGAAAACCCCATCTTCGGCTGTACCGACCCACAAATGATCAGCATCGATCAGTTCTAGTGCTACAATGGACTGTACATCTTGTCCATTCTGATCTCGCAAGGGCAAATTATACACCTGATTGGTTTTCAAATCAAGATAATTTAGCCCCTTGGCATTGTGCCCAATCCACAATTGATGCCTCTGAACATCCAAAGCCAACGCCCTCAAAGCCAAACTGTGAAGTGGATAATTTGCCAGGGGTGTCTCCTCTCCTTTGGCAAAAAAAGGTGTCAACCGGTTGGTTTCATAATCATAGACGAGTAATCCTTCGGACAAACTCGCAACCCACAGTTGGCGGAGCACAGTATCCTCCACAAGATCCATAATTACATTGGGGTAGGACAATTCTGGAAAGTATCTCTCCTCCACATTTAGGTTTTCAAACTTGTCTGTCTCTGACACATACCGACACAGTCCATCAGTAGCTCCCATCCAAAACATCCCCTTGCTATCTTCTAATAGACACTTGACGCGACTGGAGTTGAGTGATGACGAGTCCCCATTGTTTAAAAACAGGCGGTATTTCTCCCCGTCGTAGCGGTGCAGTCCATTGTTTGTCCCTATCCATATGTAGCCTTTATCATCTTGACAAAAGGCCGTGATTTGATTGTTGTACAAGCCATCTATATGATGAAAATCTAACTTAGGAGCAGAAAGATCAGATGATCGCACATTTCCACATACGGCAACCTGCATTCCAAAAAGGAAAAAAAAAGTGACCCAAAGGGAATACAAAAGAGGGTGCTGTTGTCGAGACATAGGGATTAAGTATTTTCTAATATAAAATAAAAAGCTCCTAAGCCCTACTACATTGATCACAAAGCCACTAAAATTCGAATTTAATCCCTTGTGCCAATGGCAAGTCATTGGTGTAATTGATCGTGTTGGTCTGTCTCCGCATATACACTTTCCAAGCGTCTGAGCCAGATTCACGTCCTCCTCCAGTTTCCTTTTCTCCACCAAAGGCTCCACCGATTTCTGCACCTGAAGTTCCGATATTGACATTGGCTATGCCACAATCCGACCCTGCGAAAGACAAAAATTGCTCTGACTCACGCATGTCACGTGTCATAATCGCAGAAGACAACCCTTGGGGCACATCATTCTGCAGAGCAATCGCCTCATCTAAAGTAGCATAGCGAATCAAATACAAGATCGGGGCAAAGGTTTCGTGCTGTACAATCTCAAAATCATTGCGAGCTTCGAATATCGCGGGCTTGACATAGCATTCAGA
The DNA window shown above is from Reichenbachiella sp. 5M10 and carries:
- the asnB gene encoding asparagine synthase (glutamine-hydrolyzing) is translated as MCGVTGIWAFDEEGRQGMSRLQEATERIAHRGPDHHATWSDHSVGLGHRRLSILDTSEHGHQPMQIMEGRYVMVFNGEIFNFRELRQELIAKGVQFHSDTDTEVIMHLYAHEGKSCLDRLNGFFALAIYDTLERSLFIARDRMGIKPLLYWQDDSKLLFASEMQSLLAFDIESSIDQQALHYYLQLNYTPAPLTMISGVKKLMPGEYIEIRNGVAEISTYYELVRSKVRQDLSYEEAKKELAERLEASVKKRMIADVPLGTFLSGGIDSSVIASLAARHTEHLSTFSIGFQDNPFFDETKYAELVAQKCGSHHTTFKLSNEEMLSYMGDFVDHIDEPFADSSALPVYILSKKTREHVTVALSGDGADEIFSGYNKHAAWYKMEEDGLFGRLVSAARPLAELMPQSRSGKWSNIMRQVLRFDRAKKLGPQERYWFLATLADQEYAQRMMRSPQQQDSHYAQWMSPLANYQNINDMLMGDTHFVLPNDMLKKVDLMSMATSLEVRVPFLDHELVEWVHGLPMEYKINGKMRKRLLQDTFRDILPAELYQRPKKGFEMPLLDWLKTSLAPDLNRTLFDRDRIEAQGMFEWKELTQLRTQLYSSNPGDSHAQVWALYIFQNWYEKYF
- a CDS encoding uracil-DNA glycosylase family protein encodes the protein MDALLSDIKNCTLCEPHLPTGVRPVLSAHSQSKIVIIGQAPGRAVHQSGIPWDDQSGDNLRQWLGIDKTIFYDPEQIALIPMGFCYPGTGESGDLPPRKECAPLWHDVIWKEMTNVKTTLLIGQYAQRYYLGQEVKKSLTETVKNYQEYMPKYFVLPHPSPRNNIWRAKNPWFDQQVLPVLREKIHQIM
- a CDS encoding nuclear transport factor 2 family protein, coding for MSHLLEANKANAIAFYQMAYEGNPRKATEQYVGEQYKQHNPAVGDGKEAFISYFEKMHAEYPDKSIEFVRTIAEGDLVALHTHQVWPDDDQYVTMDFFRFDEHGKIVEHWDAIQQIPRVSANGNTMY
- a CDS encoding KTSC domain-containing protein, which produces MKRVNEYRKLYNVAPDTDLKQLKTTYRNLVKEWHPDKFQDETEKAAAELKSQQIIDAYHFLVSIAPETKEANLAEYTVTTTESGIADFKHKGLLLEVSFMDGTTYEYFGVNKNMYAKLVNADKPYRFAKRNIFNSYLYRKSKKDQIQD
- a CDS encoding AIR synthase related protein, which encodes MDERYMQRGVSASKEDVHNAIKNIDKGVFPNAFCKIVPDMLGGSEDYCNIMHADGAGTKSSLAYMYWKETGDLSVWKGIAQDAVIMNTDDLLCVGAVDNILLSSTIGRNKNLIPGEVLTALIEGTEEVLQMLRDNGVDIKSTGGETADLGDLVRTVVVDSTVIGRMKRADVISNEKIKGGDVIVGLASYGQANYETEYNGGMGSNGLTSARHDVFAKKYMEKYPECFDPSVPAELIYSGSKDLLDKVEGSPLDAGKLVLSPTRTYAPIIKKILESYRSQIHGMVHCSGGAQTKVLHFVNDVHVIKDNLFEIPPLFKLIHEESGTDWKEMYKVFNMGHRMELYVPEELAAEIIAISESFGVPAQIIGRVESSETTKATIKTVNGEFEYLK
- the acs gene encoding acetate--CoA ligase: MFRPTRRLNQNAMLSKVENLSEYFLAYEKSVANTDTFWERVANQFYWRKKWDKVVESDFENGKVEWFINGKLNITENILERHLFTIGDKPAIIWEPNDPKEDNIVLTYKQLHEKVCEFANVLLRNKVQKGDRVIIYMPMIPEAAIAMLACARIGAVHSVVFAGFSSSALADRIIDCKAKMVLTSDGNFRGAKSIGVKSVVDEALEKTTTVEKVIVVERTKTPVVMKADRDLWWHDEVAKVDANNKAEEMDSEDMLFILYTSGSTGQPKGVVHTTGGYMVYTQYSFQNVFQYNTDDVYWCTADVGWITGHSYIVYGPLLTGATTIMFEGVPTYPTPGRFWEIVDKYKVNQFYTAPTAIRALQAYGLEAVTPYKLDSLKVLGTVGEPINEEAWHWYHDHIGKGKCPIVDTWWQTETGGIMISPLAGLTPTKPAYATLPLPGIRPVIVDADGKILKGNGVQGNLCISHAWPSMIRTTYGDHERCINTYFSTYKGMYFTGDGAKRDEDGYYRILGRVDDVINVSGHRMGTAEVENAINEHPKVIESAVVGFPHDIKGQGIYAYVICDMEGRTEANLKEEIRATVSKIIGPIAKPDKVQIVSGLPKTRSGKIMRRILRKVAENDTSSLGDTSTLLNPEVVDEIIKGAQ
- a CDS encoding two-component regulator propeller domain-containing protein, whose product is MQVAVCGNVRSSDLSAPKLDFHHIDGLYNNQITAFCQDDKGYIWIGTNNGLHRYDGEKYRLFLNNGDSSSLNSSRVKCLLEDSKGMFWMGATDGLCRYVSETDKFENLNVEERYFPELSYPNVIMDLVEDTVLRQLWVASLSEGLLVYDYETNRLTPFFAKGEETPLANYPLHSLALRALALDVQRHQLWIGHNAKGLNYLDLKTNQVYNLPLRDQNGQDVQSIVALELIDADHLWVGTAEDGVFEVDLSQGSPAVGRQMVHMAGQKYSLRNNFITSIYLDREGHVWVCNDNGGLHRYDSLVEGFYNYVPDNSPNSITNMSIRCVYQDRQNRLWVGTALEGVDVVDPYLNKFYHIRKTHAKSLSLSNNIIRDFHEDERGRIWIATDGGGINVYDPNNESVELIRWDDHIETSLSSDAVLTMLDIGESQLMVGTWNGGINIIDTETFEVKRFLPEKTALNSVFELIQDKDGMIWATGFACGVQRIDMSSGEVQSYRYDRQNPNSLKSDLTFALYEDSRGDIWVGGEASGLYLLRYENKNRGYFEPLQFNDDESFDIANDWVAQIIEGKDRRIYCATSSGLIRVDSETMEFERVLEEKLPASDIRSIVQDDRGDFWFATIRGLSKYLVESDSVVNYSSRDGLQQGKFTKNTFYKSRTGRIYVGGTEGVNYFDPAQMPFNSFAPEVYISGLKLFNKKVLPGDSTGLIAQHLSTVDEVVFDSDQWQFTIGYVALNYTRPEYTTYAYQLEGMDNRWNYVGHQTEATYSHLPYGSYVFKVKAANNDGVWQETPASIRIVILPPWWLKWWVIVLEVIGVALVVYLIVRWRTLNLYRRERRLKNMVKERTALLSEKNMELEGLNKAIMDQADELKAYNDALNEMNEKLEELVQIRTHEIREKNEKLTKFAFDNAHRVRGPLTRIMGMIALVKKTSSEEKKFWMDKIEESSYEMDEITKSMGSEIEEHLKEE